A region of Streptomyces deccanensis DNA encodes the following proteins:
- a CDS encoding ectoine synthase, with protein MIVRSFKDLEGTDRHVKAASGTWESKRIVLAKERVGFSLHETVLYAGTETSMWYANHVEAVVCVEGEAELTDDETGRTYTITPGTMYLLDGHERHTMRIKEDFRCICVFNPPVTGREDHDENGVYPLLTEPEEV; from the coding sequence GTGATCGTCCGTTCTTTCAAGGATCTGGAAGGCACCGACCGGCACGTCAAAGCCGCGTCCGGCACGTGGGAGAGCAAACGCATCGTCCTCGCCAAGGAGAGGGTCGGCTTCTCCCTGCACGAGACGGTCCTCTACGCGGGCACGGAGACGTCGATGTGGTACGCGAACCACGTCGAGGCCGTGGTGTGCGTCGAGGGCGAGGCCGAACTGACCGACGACGAGACCGGGCGGACGTACACGATCACGCCCGGGACCATGTACCTCCTCGACGGGCACGAGCGGCACACGATGCGGATCAAGGAGGACTTCCGCTGCATCTGTGTGTTCAACCCGCCCGTGACCGGACGGGAGGACCACGACGAGAACGGCGTCTACCCGCTGCTCACCGAGCCCGAGGAGGTGTGA
- the ectB gene encoding diaminobutyrate--2-oxoglutarate transaminase: MTITQPDLSVFETLESEVRSYCRGWPTVFDRAQGSRMFDEDGHTYLDFFAGAGSLNYGHNNPVLKRALIDYLERDGVTHGLDMSTTAKRAFLESFQNLVLRPRDLPYKVMFPGPTGTNAVESALKLARKVKGRESVVSFTNAFHGMSLGSLAVTGNAFKRAGAGIPLVHGTPMPFDNYFDGTVEDFLWFERLLEDQGSGLNKPAAVIVETVQGEGGINVARPEWLRALADLCERQDMLLIVDDIQMGCGRTGAFFSFEEAGITPDIVTVSKSISGYGLPMSLCLFKPELDIWEPGEHNGTFRGNNPAFVTATAALEAYWADGSVMEKQTRQRGEQVEQALISITEENLADVKEYRGRGLVWGMEFHEKERAGRVAKRAFELGLLIETSGPESEVVKLLPALTITPDELDEGLRVLARAVRETV, encoded by the coding sequence GGGCAGCCGGATGTTCGACGAGGACGGCCACACGTACCTGGACTTCTTCGCCGGCGCCGGGTCACTCAACTACGGCCACAACAACCCCGTACTCAAACGCGCCCTCATCGACTATCTGGAACGGGACGGCGTCACCCACGGGCTCGACATGTCGACGACCGCGAAGCGGGCGTTCCTGGAGTCCTTCCAGAACCTGGTGCTGCGGCCGCGCGACCTGCCGTACAAGGTCATGTTCCCGGGGCCGACCGGCACCAACGCGGTGGAGTCGGCGCTGAAGCTGGCGCGGAAGGTGAAGGGCCGCGAGTCGGTCGTCTCCTTCACCAACGCCTTCCACGGCATGTCGCTGGGTTCGCTCGCCGTCACCGGCAACGCCTTCAAGCGGGCCGGCGCGGGGATCCCGCTGGTGCACGGCACCCCGATGCCGTTCGACAACTACTTCGACGGCACGGTCGAGGACTTCCTGTGGTTCGAGCGGCTGCTGGAGGACCAGGGCTCCGGGCTCAACAAGCCCGCCGCCGTGATCGTGGAGACCGTGCAGGGCGAGGGCGGCATCAACGTCGCCCGCCCGGAGTGGCTGCGTGCCCTCGCCGACCTGTGCGAGCGGCAGGACATGCTGCTCATCGTCGACGACATCCAGATGGGCTGCGGTCGTACGGGCGCCTTCTTCTCGTTCGAGGAGGCCGGCATCACGCCCGACATCGTGACCGTCTCCAAGTCGATCAGCGGGTACGGGCTGCCGATGTCGCTCTGCCTGTTCAAGCCGGAGCTGGACATCTGGGAGCCGGGCGAGCACAACGGCACCTTCCGCGGCAACAACCCCGCGTTCGTGACGGCGACGGCCGCCCTGGAGGCGTACTGGGCCGACGGCTCCGTCATGGAGAAGCAGACCCGCCAGCGCGGTGAGCAGGTCGAGCAGGCGCTCATCTCCATCACGGAGGAGAACCTCGCCGACGTGAAGGAGTACCGGGGCCGCGGCCTGGTGTGGGGCATGGAGTTCCACGAGAAGGAGCGCGCGGGCCGGGTGGCCAAGCGGGCGTTCGAACTCGGGCTGCTGATCGAGACGTCCGGCCCGGAGAGCGAGGTCGTCAAACTGCTGCCGGCCCTCACCATCACCCCCGACGAGCTGGACGAGGGCCTGCGCGTCCTCGCCCGCGCCGTCCGGGAAACCGTCTGA
- the thpD gene encoding ectoine hydroxylase, protein MTTTTTMNTATTVPDLYPSRGATEVSVPRQDPVVWGSPATPGPVSLAELQAYERDGFLPVEQLIEPDEVAVYRQELERLVADPAIRADERSIVEPKSQEIRSVFEVHRISELFAQLVRDERVVGRARQILGSDVYVHQSRINVKPGFGASGFYWHSDFETWHAEDGLPNMRTVSVSIALTENYDTNGGLMIMPGSHRTFLGCAGATPKDNYKKSLQMQDAGTPSDEALTAMASEYGIKLFTGKAGSATWFDCNCMHGSGDNITPFPRSNVFIVFNSVENAAVEPFAAPIRRPEFIGARDFTPVK, encoded by the coding sequence ATGACCACGACCACCACGATGAACACTGCCACCACCGTCCCCGACCTCTACCCCAGCCGTGGGGCCACCGAGGTGTCGGTCCCGCGTCAGGACCCGGTCGTCTGGGGCTCCCCCGCCACGCCCGGCCCCGTCTCCCTCGCCGAACTCCAGGCGTACGAGCGCGACGGGTTCCTCCCCGTCGAGCAGCTGATCGAGCCGGACGAGGTCGCCGTGTACCGGCAGGAGCTGGAGCGGCTGGTCGCCGATCCGGCGATCCGCGCCGACGAGCGCTCGATCGTCGAGCCGAAGTCGCAGGAGATCCGGTCGGTCTTCGAGGTGCACCGGATCAGCGAGCTGTTCGCGCAGCTGGTGCGGGACGAGCGGGTCGTCGGGCGGGCCCGGCAGATCCTCGGCTCGGACGTCTACGTCCACCAGTCGCGGATCAACGTGAAGCCGGGCTTCGGCGCGTCCGGGTTCTACTGGCACTCCGACTTCGAGACCTGGCACGCCGAGGACGGGCTGCCGAACATGCGGACGGTGTCCGTCTCGATCGCCCTGACCGAGAACTACGACACCAACGGCGGTCTGATGATCATGCCGGGGTCGCACCGGACGTTCCTCGGCTGTGCGGGCGCCACCCCGAAGGACAACTACAAGAAGTCGCTGCAGATGCAGGACGCCGGCACCCCGTCCGACGAGGCGCTGACGGCCATGGCGTCGGAGTACGGCATCAAGCTGTTCACGGGCAAGGCCGGTTCGGCGACCTGGTTCGACTGCAACTGCATGCACGGGTCCGGCGACAACATCACGCCGTTCCCGCGCAGCAACGTCTTCATCGTCTTCAACAGCGTGGAGAACGCGGCCGTGGAGCCGTTCGCGGCGCCGATACGCCGGCCGGAGTTCATCGGCGCACGGGACTTCACCCCGGTGAAGTGA